AGCGAGACCAGACAGGATGCCACGTCGCCTGTCAGCGTGCATCCCTTTTCCACCTCGCCGTAGACGCACACGTAGCGGCGCTTCCAGCTAAGGTCACTGCTCTGCTTCATCACCTTGCCTCCGTACAAGATAAAACCGATTCGATCGGGTGAGTCGCTCAAGGGCACCTTCACAGTCGTGCGCAGGACATCCTCCATCGACAGCGGTGGGCGACGGCGGTCGACCTGAAGCTCTTCCTTCGTCTGCTTCAGCTGACGCGTTATGGTCGTTTCCTGCTCAACGGAGAAGCCGCTGGCCTCTCCGCTCTGCACGATCTCCCGCACAACAGAGATGTACAGCTTGCACGTTGGTGTGTTCAGCAGCGTCTTACTAGACGGCCGCTTTTTGGGTtcgctctgcagcagcgctgaaaCGATTGTTTGCATCTCCTTGCTAATGCTGTCCGGCAGGGGATCGAAGCGGCCAGCAAGTGTCTTGTGCATGACCTCCTCGATATCCTCGCCGTCGAAGGGACGCTTCAGCGTGAGCAGCTCGTAAAGAAGCACGCCGAGCGAGAACATGTCCGCCTTCTTGCTGTacggacggcgccgccaaaTCTCCGGTGCCACGTAGTAGGGGGTGCCACAGAACGTGCGGCCGACATCGTCGCTCACGGTAGCGGCGTAGTGCTTGCTAAAACCGAAGTCGCCAAGCTTTGCAAGACCGTTGCTGCACAGCAGGATATTGGCACTCTTGATATCACGGTGAATCATGCGCTTCGAGTGGACGTGGTGgacggccagcagcacctggaTAAAGATCAGGCCGGCCTCATGCTCCGCAAAAGGGCGGTTCGTCTTGCTTCGGTTCTTGATCTCTTGGCGGAGATCACCGGCGTTGGCGTAGTCCAGCACCATGGCCATCATGGAAACGCTTTCCGGATTCCTCTCGTCACTGTACACAAAGTCTTCGTGGCACTTAACGATCGAGAAGTAGTCGCAGCTGAGCAGGCAGCACACCTCACCCGACGCCCGCATGATCTCCTGCGGCGT
This genomic stretch from Leishmania donovani BPK282A1 complete genome, chromosome 36 harbors:
- a CDS encoding protein kinase, putative: MAAPSDALIKKVCNAFPATFGVDTEEDRSPAEGRLSRPFRYYLDTVLGSGTSGTVLYARRVRDDYPFAVKVMDVEGYTPQEIMRASGEVCCLLSCDYFSIVKCHEDFVYSDERNPESVSMMAMVLDYANAGDLRQEIKNRSKTNRPFAEHEAGLIFIQVLLAVHHVHSKRMIHRDIKSANILLCSNGLAKLGDFGFSKHYAATVSDDVGRTFCGTPYYVAPEIWRRRPYSKKADMFSLGVLLYELLTLKRPFDGEDIEEVMHKTLAGRFDPLPDSISKEMQTIVSALLQSEPKKRPSSKTLLNTPTCKLYISVVREIVQSGEASGFSVEQETTITRQLKQTKEELQVDRRRPPLSMEDVLRTTVKVPLSDSPDRIGFILYGGKVMKQSSDLSWKRRYVCVYGEVEKGCTLTGDVASCLVSLELVQAVSRDTLEQQCISTPFSDLEDVFPVISKYTGSDAAHAFAVAFKNGRRILFDADDDNDRDGWMRSIQSFLGIGDEDD